The following proteins are encoded in a genomic region of Arachis ipaensis cultivar K30076 chromosome B02, Araip1.1, whole genome shotgun sequence:
- the LOC107624892 gene encoding auxin-induced protein AUX28, giving the protein MEKMVFEETELRLGLPGNNKKKNNEKKRGFSETESETESDENNNSDETSNTTVDLLLNLSSPKKEANKNNNNNGVVAENHSSPNNNKEKNLLPSDPAKPPAKAQVVGWPPVRSYRKNMFAVQKSSTEESQKNEKNNNNGNGNGSFVKVSMDGAPYLRKVDLKNYNSYPQLSDALGKMFSSFTIGSCESEGMKDFFMNERALMDLLNNSDYVPTYEDKDGDWMLVGDVPWEMFVESCKRLRIMKGKEAIGLAPRAMEKCKNRS; this is encoded by the exons ATGGAGAAGATGGTGTTTGAGGAAACTGAGCTCAGGCTTGGGCTGCCAgggaacaacaagaagaagaacaatgaaaagaAGAGAGGGTTCTCTGAGACCGAATCTGAAACTGAGAGTGATGAGAACAATAATAGTGATGAAACTTCCAACACTACCGTGGATTTGTTGCTGAATCTCTCATCACCAAAGAAGGAAGCAAATAAgaataacaacaataatggtgttgTTGCTGAGAACCACTCATCTCCTAATAATAATAAGGAGAAGAATCTTCTTCCTTCTGATCCTGCCAAGCCTCCTGCTAA GGCTCAAGTGGTGGGATGGCCACCAGTGAGGTCATACAGGAAGAACATGTTTGCAGTTCAAAAAAGCAGCACAGAAGAGAGTCAGAAGAATGAGAAGAATAACAATAATGGAAATGGTAATGGAAGCTTTGTGAAGGTAAGCATGGATGGTGCACCCTACCTTCGCAAAGTGGACTTGAAGAACTACAACAGTTACCCTCAGCTCTCTGATGCCTTAGGCAAAATGTTTAGCTCTTTCACTATTG GAAGTTGTGAATCAGAAGGAATGAAGGATTTCTTCATGAATGAGAGAGCTTTGATGGATTTATTGAACAATTCTGATTATGTCCCAACTTATGAAGATAAGGATGGAGATTGGATGCTTGTCGGTGATGTTCCTTGGGA GATGTTTGTGGAATCATGCAAGCGTTTACGTATCATGAAAGGAAAAGAAGCAATTGGACTGG CACCTAGAGCCATGGAGAAATGCAAGAACAGAAGCTAG